One part of the Gossypium raimondii isolate GPD5lz chromosome 1, ASM2569854v1, whole genome shotgun sequence genome encodes these proteins:
- the LOC105787146 gene encoding transmembrane emp24 domain-containing protein p24beta3 isoform X2, whose protein sequence is MESKWRKIWGLIGLLLLNFVNNVSSLSLTITKVDCVYEIVRSEGDIVSGNFVVVDHHIFWSSDHPGIDFSITSPGGDILHNLKGTSGDKFSFKAPRSGLYQFCFHNPLSTPETIAFYIHIGHIPNEHNLAKNEHLDPINVKIAELREALEAVTTEQKYLKARDAVHRRTNESTKTRVIGYTVGQYILLTIASVLQIVYIRRLFSKSVGYNRI, encoded by the exons atggagaGTAAATGGAGAAAAATATGGGGTTTAATTGGTTTGCttcttttgaattttgtgaATAATGTTTCGTCGCTTTCGCTTACCATAACCAAAGTCGATTGCGTATACGAGATCGTCCGATCCGAAGGTGACATCGTTTCCGGTAACTTCGTTGTCGTCGATCACCATATTTTCTGGTCCTCCGATCACCCCGGCATTGATTTCAGC ATAACTTCTCCTGGGGGTGACATCCTTCATAATTTGAAGGGTACATCCGGGGATAAGTTTTCGTTCAAAGCACCACGTAGTGGACTGTACCAGTTTTGTTTCCACAATCCCCTTTCTACACCGGAGACAATTGCCTTCTATATTCATATCGGGCACATACCTAACGAGCACAATCTTGCCAAAAATG AACATTTGGAcccaattaatgtgaaaattgcTGAGCTGAGGGAGGCTTTGGAGGCTGTCACAACCGAGCAAAAGTACTTAAAAGCACGTGATGCTGTTCATCGTCGTA CAAATGAGAGCACGAAAACGCGTGTGATAGGTTACACAGTTGGACAATACATTTTGCTAACAATCGCTAGTGTACTACAAATTGTATACATCCGCCGTCTCTTCAGCAAATCCGTTGGATACAATCGAATTTGA
- the LOC105787146 gene encoding transmembrane emp24 domain-containing protein p24beta3 isoform X1, whose product MESKWRKIWGLIGLLLLNFVNNVSSLSLTITKVDCVYEIVRSEGDIVSGNFVVVDHHIFWSSDHPGIDFSITSPGGDILHNLKGTSGDKFSFKAPRSGLYQFCFHNPLSTPETIAFYIHIGHIPNEHNLAKNEHLDPINVKIAELREALEAVTTEQKYLKARDAVHRRNLMIRYLYLDAANESTKTRVIGYTVGQYILLTIASVLQIVYIRRLFSKSVGYNRI is encoded by the exons atggagaGTAAATGGAGAAAAATATGGGGTTTAATTGGTTTGCttcttttgaattttgtgaATAATGTTTCGTCGCTTTCGCTTACCATAACCAAAGTCGATTGCGTATACGAGATCGTCCGATCCGAAGGTGACATCGTTTCCGGTAACTTCGTTGTCGTCGATCACCATATTTTCTGGTCCTCCGATCACCCCGGCATTGATTTCAGC ATAACTTCTCCTGGGGGTGACATCCTTCATAATTTGAAGGGTACATCCGGGGATAAGTTTTCGTTCAAAGCACCACGTAGTGGACTGTACCAGTTTTGTTTCCACAATCCCCTTTCTACACCGGAGACAATTGCCTTCTATATTCATATCGGGCACATACCTAACGAGCACAATCTTGCCAAAAATG AACATTTGGAcccaattaatgtgaaaattgcTGAGCTGAGGGAGGCTTTGGAGGCTGTCACAACCGAGCAAAAGTACTTAAAAGCACGTGATGCTGTTCATCGTCGTA ATCTAATGATACGGTATTTATACTTGGATGCAGCAAATGAGAGCACGAAAACGCGTGTGATAGGTTACACAGTTGGACAATACATTTTGCTAACAATCGCTAGTGTACTACAAATTGTATACATCCGCCGTCTCTTCAGCAAATCCGTTGGATACAATCGAATTTGA
- the LOC105774664 gene encoding stem-specific protein TSJT1 translates to MLAVFNKSVAKSPDGLTVADQSQAVSALKDGFLANHFGSVHPGSVTINLGSSGVMAYSREKQNPLLPRLFAVVDEIFCMFQGHIENVAVLKQQYGLNKTADEGIIVIEAYRTLRDRGPYPPDQVVRDIQGKFIFILFDSSSKSTFIASDADGTVPFFWGTDVDGHLVLADDEETVKKGCGKSSAPFPKGCFFTSSGGLRSFEHPQNELKAVPRVDGSGQACGATYCVDTETKKESTGMKKVDSAANWSTNY, encoded by the exons atgctagCAGTTTTTAACAAATCGGTTGCCAAGAGCCCAGATGGTCTTACTGTTGCTGATCAGTCACAAGCAGTATCAGCTCTCAAAGATGGTTTCTTAGCTAATCATTTTGGCTCAGTTCATCCTGGTTCAGTCACCATCAATCTTGGATCTTCGGGTGTTATGGCTTATTCTCGTGAAAAACAGAACCCCCTTCTCCCcag ACTGTTTGCGGTAGTCGATGAAATTTTCTGCATGTTTCAAGGACATATCGAGAACGTTGCTGTGCTTAAGCAACAATATGGCTTGAATAAAACAGCAGACGAGGGGATTATCGTTATTGAAGCTTATAGAACCCTCAGAGACAGAGGCCCTTACCCTCCAGACCAGGTTGTGAGAGATATCCAGGGGAAGTTCATTTTCATCCTCTTCGATAGCTCTTCAAAATCTACATTCATAGCTTCT GATGCTGATGGAACTGTACCTTTCTTCTGGGGAACCGATGTTGATGGCCATCTGGTTCTTGCAGATGATGAGGAGACCGTGAAAAAGGGCTGTGGGAAATCTTCTGCTCCATTCCCAAAAG GGTGCTTCTTCACATCCTCTGGAGGGTTAAGGAGCTTCGAGCATCCCCAGAACGAGTTGAAGGCAGTGCCTAGGGTGGATGGTTCAGGTCAGGCCTGTGGTGCTACGTACTGTGTGGATACAGAGACGAAGAAGGAATCAACCGGAATGAAGAAAGTCGACAGTGCTGCGAACTGGTCGACAAACTACTAA
- the LOC105774708 gene encoding uncharacterized protein LOC105774708, translating to MDETFFDLMELLMKQSITETVVDVLIYAVPIWLAVTIGLAIGWSWRPRWTGLVLLGFRSKFRFIWTAPPGFGARRLWLAFTALSAFSVFRTIFSNFIKRRFKEAASDSSVPLQSPPPTAWISPESVADAVSPGGRAEEREQDIVTENDLAHLLHLLEGKDGEMEWQRMMERTTSNMSYQAWRQEPVSGPAIYRSRTVFEDATPEVVRDFFWDDEFRPKWDTMLAYFKTLDECPCTGSMIVHWIRKFPFFCSDRDYIIGRRIWEDGKTYYCVTKGVPYPGLPKRDKPRRVELYFSSWIIRPVESRKGDGQLSACEVTLVHYEDMGIPKDVAKLGVRHGMWGAVKKLHSGMRAYQSARKTETSLSKCALMARMTTKISCDENISSPGRVLREDENDQSMGIIKRKNDNSLNWKWIAIAGTVALAFGLRSGVIGKALLVGAGQRIGRR from the exons ATGGATGAGACGTTCTTCGATCTAATGGAGTTATTGATGAAGCAATCGATAACCGAAACAGTTGTCGACGTTTTGATATATGCCGTGCCTATATGGTTAGCCGTAACGATCGGGCTTGCAATCGGTTGGTCTTGGCGTCCTAGGTGGACTGGCTTGGTTCTTCTTGGCTTTCGATCAAAGTTCCGGTTCATTTGGACCGCTCCTCCCGGATTCGGAGCTCGCCGACTTTGGTTAGCCTTCACCGCGCTCTCGGCTTTCTCCGTTTTTCGGACGATTTTCTCTAACTTTATTAAAAGGAGATTTAAGGAAGCGGCTTCGGATTCTTCGGTTCCATTGCAATCTCCGCCGCCTACGGCGTGGATTTCACCGGAAAGTGTTGCTGATGCTGTTAG CCCCGGCGGTAGAGCTGAAGAAAGAGAGCAGGATATTGTCACAGAGAATGACTTAGCACACCTCTTACATTTACTCGAAGGGAAAGATGGGGAGATGGAATGGCAAAGGATGATGGAAAGGACTACTTCAAATATGTCATACCAAGCATGGCGCCAAGAGCCTGTG AGTGGCCCTGCAATTTACCGTAGTAGAACGGTCTTTGAGGACGCAACTCCAGAGGTGGTTCGAGATTTCTTCTGGGATGATGAATTTCGACCAAAGTGGGATACTATGCTCGCATACTTCAAAACTTTGGACGAGTGCCCTTGTACGGGATCAATGATTGTTCACTGGATAAGAAAG TTCCCATTTTTTTGCAGTGATCGAGATTATATAATTGGTCGAAGAATATGGGAGGATGGAAAGACTTACTATTGTGTGACAAAG GGGGTACCATATCCTGGTTTGCCAAAGCGTGACAAGCCAAGACGAGTGGAGCTTTACTTTTCAAGTTGGATTATTAGGCCTG TTGAGTCTCGGAAAGGCGACGGACAGCTATCTGCATGCGAAGTTACTCTTGTACATTATGAAGACATGGGGATCCCGAAAGATGTGGCAAAACTGGGCGTTCGTCACGGCATGTGGGGAGCTGTAAAAAAGTTACACTCCGGCATGAGGGCATACCAGAGTGCAAGAAAAACCGAGACTTCATTGTCTAAATGTGCACTCATGGCAAGAATGACAACAAAGATCTCTTGTGATGAGAACATAAGTTCTCCCGGTCGTGTTTTGAGGGAAGACGAAAACGATCAAAGTATGGGTATTATTAAGAGGAAGAACGATAACAGCCTTAATTGGAAGTGGATCGCCATAGCCGGAACCGTGGCGCTGGCTTTCGGACTTCGCTCAGGCGTAATTGGTAAGGCATTGTTAGTTGGAGCAGGGCAGAGAATTGGCCGACggtga
- the LOC105774720 gene encoding magnesium transporter MRS2-2 isoform X2, whose translation MTHVVPADPQVLVTVKKKAQPSRSWAVLDSNGETTLLDVDKYAIMHRVNIHARDLRILDPLLSYPSTILGRDGAIVLNLEHIKAIITAEEVLLRDPSGEYVVPVVQELQRHLPVVNAINQGPEAIGQSDVEAADECVSPFEFRALEVALESICSFLAARTLELETAAYPALDELTSLISSRNLDRVRKLKSAMTRLTARVQKVRDALEQLLDDDDDMADLYLSRKLAASSPVSGSGAANWYAVSPTIGSKISKASRGSIATIHGDENDVEELEMLLEAYFMQIDGTLNKLTTLREYIDDTEDYINIQLDNHRNQLIQLELFLSSGSVCLSVYSLVAAIFGMNIPFTWNDNHGYVFKWVVIISGLLSALLFILIMSYARLKGLVGS comes from the exons ATGACGCACGTGGTGCCGGCGGACCCACAGGTGTTGGTGACGGTGAAGAAGAAGGCACAGCCGTCGCGAAGTTGGGCCGTTTTGGACAGCAATGGCGAAACCACCTTGTTGGACGTCGATAAGTACGCTATCATGCATCGAGTTAACATCCACGCCCGTGATTTACGCATCCTCGATCCTCTCTTGTCTTACCCTTCTACCATTCTTGGCCGTGATGGTgctattgttttaaatttagag CATATCAAGGCAATTATTACTGCTGAGGAG GTATTGCTTCGAGATCCATCGGGTGAATATGTTGTCCCTGTTGTTCAAGAACTTCAAAGGCATCTACCTGTAGTGAATGCCATTAATCAAGGTCCGGAAGCAATTGGCCAAAGTGATGTCGAAGCAGCTGATGAATGTG TGTCTCCATTTGAATTCCGAGCACTGGAGGTAGCTTTGGAATCCATATGTAGTTTTCTAGCAGCCCGTACACTAGAACTAGAGACTGCAGCTTATCCTGCTTTAGATGAACTTACCTCCCTG ATTAGTAGTCGTAATTTAGATAGAGTTCGTAAATTGAAGAGTGCAATGACCAGATTGACTGCTCGGGTACAAAAG GTGAGGGATGCACTCGAACAACTATTGGATGATGATGACGACATGGCTGACCTTTATCTGTCGAGAAAGTTAGCTGCATCTTCACCTGTTAGTGGATCAGGTGCTGCCAATTGGTATGCTGTCTCTCCTACCATAGGATCAAAGATTTCCAAAGCAAGTAGAGGAAGTATAGCAACAATTCATGGCGATGAAAATGACGTAGAGGAGCTCGAAATGTTACTGGAG GCTTACTTTATGCAAATTGATGGAACATTGAATAAATTAACCACG CTGCGGGAATATATCGACGATACAGAGGACTACATCAATATTCAG CTCGACAATCACCGAAATCAGTTAATCCAG TTAGAGCTCTTTCTAAGTTCAGGAAGTGTGTGTTTATCTGTCTATTCTTTGGTGGCTGCAATATTTGGGATGAACATTCCATTTACATGGAACGATAACCACGGATACGTGTTTAAATGG GTGGTGATCATCTCGGGGCTACTTTCTGCACTTTTGTTCATACTGATTATGTCCTATGCTCGGTTGAAGGGTTTGGTTGGATCTTGA
- the LOC105774720 gene encoding magnesium transporter MRS2-2 isoform X1, whose amino-acid sequence MTHVVPADPQVLVTVKKKAQPSRSWAVLDSNGETTLLDVDKYAIMHRVNIHARDLRILDPLLSYPSTILGRDGAIVLNLEQHIKAIITAEEVLLRDPSGEYVVPVVQELQRHLPVVNAINQGPEAIGQSDVEAADECVSPFEFRALEVALESICSFLAARTLELETAAYPALDELTSLISSRNLDRVRKLKSAMTRLTARVQKVRDALEQLLDDDDDMADLYLSRKLAASSPVSGSGAANWYAVSPTIGSKISKASRGSIATIHGDENDVEELEMLLEAYFMQIDGTLNKLTTLREYIDDTEDYINIQLDNHRNQLIQLELFLSSGSVCLSVYSLVAAIFGMNIPFTWNDNHGYVFKWVVIISGLLSALLFILIMSYARLKGLVGS is encoded by the exons ATGACGCACGTGGTGCCGGCGGACCCACAGGTGTTGGTGACGGTGAAGAAGAAGGCACAGCCGTCGCGAAGTTGGGCCGTTTTGGACAGCAATGGCGAAACCACCTTGTTGGACGTCGATAAGTACGCTATCATGCATCGAGTTAACATCCACGCCCGTGATTTACGCATCCTCGATCCTCTCTTGTCTTACCCTTCTACCATTCTTGGCCGTGATGGTgctattgttttaaatttagag caGCATATCAAGGCAATTATTACTGCTGAGGAG GTATTGCTTCGAGATCCATCGGGTGAATATGTTGTCCCTGTTGTTCAAGAACTTCAAAGGCATCTACCTGTAGTGAATGCCATTAATCAAGGTCCGGAAGCAATTGGCCAAAGTGATGTCGAAGCAGCTGATGAATGTG TGTCTCCATTTGAATTCCGAGCACTGGAGGTAGCTTTGGAATCCATATGTAGTTTTCTAGCAGCCCGTACACTAGAACTAGAGACTGCAGCTTATCCTGCTTTAGATGAACTTACCTCCCTG ATTAGTAGTCGTAATTTAGATAGAGTTCGTAAATTGAAGAGTGCAATGACCAGATTGACTGCTCGGGTACAAAAG GTGAGGGATGCACTCGAACAACTATTGGATGATGATGACGACATGGCTGACCTTTATCTGTCGAGAAAGTTAGCTGCATCTTCACCTGTTAGTGGATCAGGTGCTGCCAATTGGTATGCTGTCTCTCCTACCATAGGATCAAAGATTTCCAAAGCAAGTAGAGGAAGTATAGCAACAATTCATGGCGATGAAAATGACGTAGAGGAGCTCGAAATGTTACTGGAG GCTTACTTTATGCAAATTGATGGAACATTGAATAAATTAACCACG CTGCGGGAATATATCGACGATACAGAGGACTACATCAATATTCAG CTCGACAATCACCGAAATCAGTTAATCCAG TTAGAGCTCTTTCTAAGTTCAGGAAGTGTGTGTTTATCTGTCTATTCTTTGGTGGCTGCAATATTTGGGATGAACATTCCATTTACATGGAACGATAACCACGGATACGTGTTTAAATGG GTGGTGATCATCTCGGGGCTACTTTCTGCACTTTTGTTCATACTGATTATGTCCTATGCTCGGTTGAAGGGTTTGGTTGGATCTTGA
- the LOC105774720 gene encoding magnesium transporter MRS2-2 isoform X3: MTHVVPADPQVLVTVKKKAQPSRSWAVLDSNGETTLLDVDKYAIMHRVNIHARDLRILDPLLSYPSTILGRDGAIVLNLEQHIKAIITAEEVLLRDPSGEYVVPVVQELQRHLPVVNAINQGPEAIGQSDVEAADECVSPFEFRALEVALESICSFLAARTLELETAAYPALDELTSLISSRNLDRVRKLKSAMTRLTARVQKVRDALEQLLDDDDDMADLYLSRKLAASSPVSGSGAANWYAVSPTIGSKISKASRGSIATIHGDENDVEELEMLLEAYFMQIDGTLNKLTTFSLLHSNYIAAGIYRRYRGLHQYSARQSPKSVNPVRALSKFRKCVFICLFFGGCNIWDEHSIYMER; this comes from the exons ATGACGCACGTGGTGCCGGCGGACCCACAGGTGTTGGTGACGGTGAAGAAGAAGGCACAGCCGTCGCGAAGTTGGGCCGTTTTGGACAGCAATGGCGAAACCACCTTGTTGGACGTCGATAAGTACGCTATCATGCATCGAGTTAACATCCACGCCCGTGATTTACGCATCCTCGATCCTCTCTTGTCTTACCCTTCTACCATTCTTGGCCGTGATGGTgctattgttttaaatttagag caGCATATCAAGGCAATTATTACTGCTGAGGAG GTATTGCTTCGAGATCCATCGGGTGAATATGTTGTCCCTGTTGTTCAAGAACTTCAAAGGCATCTACCTGTAGTGAATGCCATTAATCAAGGTCCGGAAGCAATTGGCCAAAGTGATGTCGAAGCAGCTGATGAATGTG TGTCTCCATTTGAATTCCGAGCACTGGAGGTAGCTTTGGAATCCATATGTAGTTTTCTAGCAGCCCGTACACTAGAACTAGAGACTGCAGCTTATCCTGCTTTAGATGAACTTACCTCCCTG ATTAGTAGTCGTAATTTAGATAGAGTTCGTAAATTGAAGAGTGCAATGACCAGATTGACTGCTCGGGTACAAAAG GTGAGGGATGCACTCGAACAACTATTGGATGATGATGACGACATGGCTGACCTTTATCTGTCGAGAAAGTTAGCTGCATCTTCACCTGTTAGTGGATCAGGTGCTGCCAATTGGTATGCTGTCTCTCCTACCATAGGATCAAAGATTTCCAAAGCAAGTAGAGGAAGTATAGCAACAATTCATGGCGATGAAAATGACGTAGAGGAGCTCGAAATGTTACTGGAG GCTTACTTTATGCAAATTGATGGAACATTGAATAAATTAACCACG TTTTCACTACTTCATTCGAATTACATAGCTGCGGGAATATATCGACGATACAGAGGACTACATCAATATTCAG CTCGACAATCACCGAAATCAGTTAATCCAG TTAGAGCTCTTTCTAAGTTCAGGAAGTGTGTGTTTATCTGTCTATTCTTTGGTGGCTGCAATATTTGGGATGAACATTCCATTTACATGGAACGATAA
- the LOC105786629 gene encoding LOW QUALITY PROTEIN: TNF receptor-associated factor homolog 1a-like (The sequence of the model RefSeq protein was modified relative to this genomic sequence to represent the inferred CDS: inserted 3 bases in 2 codons), translated as MEWSDKKIGLHSVWGSPLYILVYPQGCDVCNHLSLFLCVANHDKLLPGWSHFAQFTIAVVNKDPKKSKYSGTLHRFGRKSXWLGWKKFLELSKLSDGFIESDTLIIKAQVQVIREKVDRPFRCLDRQYRRELVRVYLTNVEQICCRFLDDRRNKLGSLIEDKATWSSFRAFCLGLSRNARRQMSREKPDVILKVVVKHFFIEKEVISTLVMDSLYSGLKALEVQXKGNKAKSKLLDGEVKPAPIVRVEKDMFVLVGDVLVLLERAAALEPLQLKDEKGPQNQSKDGNSGEEFNKDSIEHGERCLTELRRRTVEIFVLSHIFRNKIEVAYQEAVALKRQEELIQGVN; from the exons ATGGAATGGTCTGATAAGAAGATTGGATTGCATTCAGTTTGGGGTAGTCCATT GTACATTTTAGTTTATCCGCAAGGTTGTGATGTTTGCAATCATCTCTCATTGTTTCTCTGTGTTGCTAATCATGACAAACTTCTTCCAG GTTGGAGTCATTTTGCACAGTTTACAATAGCTGTTGTGAATAAAGatccaaagaaatcaaaatattcaG GTACTTTACATCGATTTGGAAGAAAGAG ATGGCTGGGGTGGAAAAAGTTTTTGGAGCTCTCAAAACTTTCTGATGGATTTATAGAATCTGACACACTAATCATAAAAGCTCAAGTTCAAGTGATTAG GGAGAAAGTAGACCGCCCTTTTCGTTGCCTTGATCGTCAATATAGGAGAGAACTTGTTAGAGTATATTTGACAAATGTAGAGCAAATTTGTTGCCGTTTTTTGGATGACAGACGAAACAAACTGGGGAGCTTGATAGAAGACAAAGCTACGTGGTCAAG CTTCCGTGCTTTCTGTTTGGGGTTAAGCCGAAATGCCAGACGCCAAATGTCCAGGGAGAAGCCAGATGTGATTTTGAAAGTAGTTGTGAAGCACTTCTTTATAGAGAAGGAAGTGATATCTACTTTGGTAATGGATTCACTATATAGTGGGTTGAAGGCTCTCGAAGTCC AGAAAGGCAACAAAGCAAAGTCAAAATTATTGGATGGTGAAGTAAAGCCAGCTCCAATTGTTCGTGTTGAAAAAGATATGTTTGTACTAGTGGGTGATGTGCTAGTTCTTCTAGAAAGGGCTGCTGCTTTAGAACCATTACAGCTGAAAGATGAGAAAGGTCCTCAAAACCAATCAAAG GATGGGAATTCTGGGGAGGAGTTCAACAAAGATTCAATTGAGCATGGTGAAAGGTGTCTTACAGAATTGCGTCGCAGGACAGTTGAAATATTTGTTCTCTCTCATATTTTCCG CAACAAAATAGAAGTTGCCTACCAGGAAGCTGTTGCTTTGAAGAGGCAAGAAGAGCTCATCCAGGGCGTCAACTGA